The stretch of DNA GCGTTTGTGAATTTTTATACTCACTTGTTTGCTTTGTATGGATTCAGCTGCAGATTCCCTCTCCGACTTCCTCGCATCTGCCGTCGACGCTGCTCGCAAAGCCGGCGAGGTTATTTTCGTAACttcacctcctcctcctctctctcctgtTTATTTCGTTGCTTACTTCTATTGATCGTGAATGGTTGTTTCTAGATTATTCGGAAAGGATTCTATCAGACCAAACACGTCGAGCACAAAGGACAGGTATTTCTCTCATTCTCTTCAATTTCTTCCAACATTTATGTCAAATTCATCGCAATGTGATATTGTGAAGCTTCGTGATCCGGAAGTACGAGGCTAAATGTAAAAACTGTCTTACTCTAGTTCAATCTTTCATATGCCAGCTTATGATTTAAGTTTAATAATTCCATGAAAGAATATTATTTTCTGAGAAATTAATAATCAAGGCAGCACACCACATGTTTGTTGCATTGGAGAAAAATTGAGTGACAAGTTTTTTGGAGAAACTTTGTGTATGTAATAATGGGGACACTTATTGCGGCATGTAACTGATAAAACCATCAAAggaatttttttacattttttattgtGATGGATGATGCACAGGTTGATTTGGTCACAGAAACTGATAAAGCATGTGAAGATCTCATATTCAATCATCTTAAGAACCTTTACCCCACTCATAAGGTTCATTGGTTCTGCTCTCCGGCTAACATTTCCtctttattacatataattcaAGTGGTGCATCTATACTCTCTATTCTGTTAAGGTGATTTTAATCTGTGTTCCAATTGATTAGTTCATAGGGGAGGAAACCACAGCTGCATGTGGCACTACCGAACTTACAGATGAACCCACATGGATAGTTGATCCTTTGGATGGAACTACGAACTTTGTTCATGGGTAATTATCCGTTCTGAATCTTTTGGGTTCATATATATACTTGCGCTTCTGTATTGATTCGTGATAATTCTGTTATCTTTAGGTTTCCTTTTGTTTGTGTCTCCATTGGTCTTACAATTGGAAAAGTTCCTACTGTAGGTGTTGTTTACAATCCAATTATTGATGAGGTGAGAAATTTTCCTTCCTTCAGAGTTTGTTTATAAGTAGATGACCATGATGTGTTCAAAGTTTTCGCTTGAGGttagaaaaatatgcaaaattaTTCACTGTTAGAACATAACTCTGCTTGTACTGGTTTTCATTTTTGGTTCTGGTATACTGGCCAAATTGTTACAAATAAAGCAAGATTAATGTCATAGGAAATTGGAGTCAAATGATATGTCTTGTGCATTTATCAATAGCTTTTTCAGTGAGCTGGATGTGTCTGAACTGACTTGCtggattattattattccatatCTTGTTACTAGTTTTCCTCTATAACTTAATGTAAAATGAAATTTGTAATTCTTATATGTAGCTTTTCACTGGAGTCCATGGGAAAGGTGCCTTTTTGAATGGGAAGCCCATAAAAGGTGTGTTCTCtacatttcatatttttaattgttgttcATTTAGATTTAATCACTAAGcttatgcattgatattttGCAGTATCAACACAAACTGATCTAATAAGCTCTCTTCTTGCAACTGAGGTATGTCAAGTCTGTTTGCATGGACTATATGAAATCTATTCCTTTTGTTAATTTCATTTGCATCAATATAATGGATTCCCCTCTTGCTCTCTCTCCTTATTGGACACACTTGTGCCAATGACATTTACTGAACCGAGAAATATTGTTTGCTGCAAAAATTCAATATGGAGAATATGCATAAAGGGAAAAAAGGCCTTTCAGTTAACCAGAGTAACTGAATTCGAACTACTAGAAGAGTATCGGAACTTGCTTTATTGGGTCTAATGCTCCATTTTACTTTTATATACCAttactttatgtttttattaaataGGGGATCCACATTGTTACTTGATAGTCGTTTTCCACAAATTATTCCAGACTAACTTTCCACATGTAGTTATAGTATTTTCATCCACGGTAACTGGTATGTTTTTCTTGTTGAGATGGTACTGTGTGTCATCTTACATCATGGTCATCACTGCTGAAGCTGAA from Arachis duranensis cultivar V14167 chromosome 4, aradu.V14167.gnm2.J7QH, whole genome shotgun sequence encodes:
- the LOC107482925 gene encoding inositol-phosphate phosphatase, with amino-acid sequence MADTAADSLSDFLASAVDAARKAGEIIRKGFYQTKHVEHKGQVDLVTETDKACEDLIFNHLKNLYPTHKFIGEETTAACGTTELTDEPTWIVDPLDGTTNFVHGFPFVCVSIGLTIGKVPTVGVVYNPIIDELFTGVHGKGAFLNGKPIKVSTQTDLISSLLATEAGTKRDKVTLDASTNRINSLLSKVRSLRMSGSCALNLCGIACGRLDVFYETGFGGPWDVAGGAVIVTEAGGVVFDPSGAEFDVTAQRVAASNPSLKDAFVEALRQTE